The genomic window GGGTAGGTCAAGTATCCGGATACCTTCCAATAAATTCATGGCCTCTACCTCCTGTCTTTCGTTCCCCTTTCTTTCTGCATCTTCCTTTTTTCTCCTGCTTGTTAATCAAATTTTAACTGTATAGACCATCGTCCCTCTGATAAAATGTGGTTAAGGAGGTGTTCTTTTTGGCGATCATTGAAATTTCCATTGTTCCTTTGGGGACAGCCACAACCAGCGTCAGCGAATTCGTGGCCGCCGTTCATGATGTACTGGCGGGCCAGGAAAAGATTCGTTATCAACTGACCCCCATGTCCACCATCATCGAGGGAGAATTGGACACGCTTTGGCCGCTGCTGCGCAAGCTCCACGAGGTTCCGTTTGAACACGGCGCACTGCGGGTTTACACAACCCTGAAGATTGATGACCGGCGGGACAAATCTGCCACCATGGATGATAAAATCATTTCCGTTCGTAATAAAACAAATGAGTAAGGGGGTAAAAAGCCTGTGCATAAATTAATAAAGCTAACAATAATAGGGTTGCTTATGATACTACTGGCTGCGGGGTGTGCCCCAAACGGTGAGCAAAACAACAACAATAACAATAATAACGACAGGATAGATCCGGGGACCACTCCCATCCCTCAGGAAAACATTATTTCCGAGGAAGAAGTGCCTGAGTTAGTGATGGTGCATGTGGATCTTGAAGAGGAAGGTTATTACGCCCTACAGATGGACGGCGCACTGTATCTTGTCGCCTCCATGGGAGAACAACCGACCGGCGGCTACAGCATCAACTTCAGCGAATACCGGGATAACCAGGACCATACCTGGGATGTATTTCTGGAAACTGAAGAACCGGGCGATGATCCGGTAACCCAGGCCCTGACCTACCCTGCGGCCTTTGCCCGCTTTGAAGAAGACCTGCCCATCTTCCACGTCCAGTTCCACGTAAACGACACTCCAACTGAACTGGTAACCGTAATCAACCTGGACTCCCCTGAAGACGAAGATGAAAACGTAATCGACCTGGATGAAAACAACGAAGACCAAACCCTCTAAACTGTGGACAGAGGGACAGGTTTATTTGTCCACAATGTGCAAGATTTTGCACACTGAATGCGAAAAAAGGACCGTCCCCGATTTGCAAGAAAAAAGCGGTGCAGGATTTTAGTTCCTGCACCGCTTTTAGTTTTGTTTTTATTCTTCGTCTACTTCGATTTTGTGGGTGTAGCGCGGCAGCAGCATGGGGGAAACGCGTCCACCAGTATCTACGCCGGCATCTTCCAGCTCCTTGTGGTAGGCATCCACGTGGTCCAGGTTCAGTTTCTTGACCTGGATGTCTTTGGCACGGCTGCCGGCATGCTTACCGGCACGGCGGCCATATACCACAATATCCAACAGGGAGTTACCCATCAGACGGTTACCGCCGTGGATACCACCGGCAGCTTCACCGGCCACATAGAGGTTTTCCACATTGGTCATACCGTTTTCATCGATGAGCAGTCCGCCGTTCTGATAGTGCAGCGCGGGGTAAATGAGCATGGGCTCATTGATGATGTCCACACCAAAACGGGCAAACTGACGTACCATGGCAGGCAGTTCCTTGGCAATGGTACCTTCACCGTGAATCATGTCAATCATGGGAGAGTCAAGCCAGACACCAACCATACCGGTGGGTGTGGTAATGCCTTTTTGACGCTCTTTTACTTCACGGATGATGGCGGCAGCTTCAACGTCCCGAGTTTCCAGGTGATAAACAAACTGCTCACCGTCAATGTTAACCGGCTCCGCACCCAATCCGCGGACTTTTTCGGTAATCAAAAGACCGAGAATCTGCGGCGGGTAGGCTGCACCGGTGGGATGATACTGCATGGTGTGCATAAAGGCCAGTTCTGCACCGGCACGGTATCCCATAACCAGACCATCGGCGGTAGCACCGTAATGGTTGGTGGTGGGGAAACCCTGGTACTCCAGACGGCCGGAACCGCCTACAGCCAGAATTACAGACTTGGCACGGCATACGGAGTATTCTCCCGTTTCCATGTTGTACAGGATGGCGCCGCCCACTTTGCCGTCCTCGTCTTTTAAGAGTTCAACCACTGCACAGAACTCAATGACGGGAACCTGGCGGTTGCGGACTTCATCCCGCAGGGTACGCATAATTTCAGCACCGGAATAGTCACGGGCAGAGTGCATCCGCTTACGGGAGGTACCGCCGCCGTGGATACTCTTCATGGTGCCGTCTTCCTGCTTGTCAAACATTGTACCCAGATCTTCCAGCCACTTCAGGGCAACGGGGGCATCGCCGGTCAAAGCCTTTACCAGCTCCGGCACGTTCTCAAAGCGGCCGCCACCCATTACATCCAGGTAGTGAATGGTGGGTGAGTCGTTTTCTTTGTCCGCTGCCTGGATACCGCCCTGGGCCATAACGGTGTTGGCATCGCCAAAACGAAGCTTGGTCACCATCAGGACGTCGGCGCCCTGCTCCTGAGCAAGCAACGCTGCGGATGCACCGGCACCGCCGCCACCTACCACCAGAACATCAACATCATAATCAAACTTTTCTAAATCAAAACCCAGACCTTCAATGCGGCTGCGGGCTTCGATCAAATCGGCAAATTCATGCGGCACTCTGTAATCTTTGTTGGGGCCCACCGGCAGAGGACGCATGCTGGCTTCAATAAAATCGGGGTGGTAGTTTTTCAACACCTCGTCCCGCTCGTCCATGCTCATGCGCTCATAGTGGCCTTTATTTACACGTTCTGTACGTGTAGCTTCAACTTTTTTAATTTGCTCTCGCATCTGCGGAGTATAAGACATCAGTTTCCCTCCTGTTCTCAAGTCTTTGACTGTCCAGCCGGTTTTGTTTTAAAACCGCTGTTACTTTTCGATATCCCTTGAACCGTAGCGCTCGCGCAGTTCCGCTTTCGAAGCTTTCATTAGCTCCTCAAACTCTGCTTCATACTTCCCGGACTCAACTTCCTCCACCCGCTTCTGCAGATGCTCAGCAGGAGGCGCAATATGACGGGAGTACAGACGGCGCGCCAAGATACCAACATTAAACTGGGTAATCTGGGCCGGACAACGGGAAGCACAAAGGCCACACATGACACAGTCAAAAGACTCATCGGCACAACGGTCAATCTGTCCGCGCTGCGCATAACCAACATACTGCATAACTTTCAAATCCTGTGGACAGATTTTTGTACAGGCATTGCAGCCGATACACCGGTAAATCTCCGGGTAGAACTCGGTGATTTGCTCCGCGGTGGGCTTTAATTCCTGCAGGTTATACTCAAGTTTCTGTGCCGGGAAGAACGGAATCTGGGTGAGGTACATATTTTCCTCAACCTGAGTCTGACAGGCCAGTCCCACTTTCAGGTCATAATCCCCTTCAAGACGATACACAGTGGCACAAGCGCCGCAGAAACCGGCTCGGCAGCCGCAACCGCGAACCAACTGGTAACCTGCATATTCCATGGCGTTCATGATCGTCAGGGAATCGGGTACTTCATACTTCTTGCCCATGATAAAAATGTTTACCATGTTCACATCGCTTACCACAATCTTTTTCCCCCTTTAGTTTGCTAAGGCTCCCTTTTTGTTTATATCTTCCGAAAACTTATGCAAAAAGCAAGAAACGGCCGAAGCCGGCTGTGCGCCGGCACTCACCATTGAGTGCCGGTGCACAGTCTTGCCAAAAAACAATTTTTACTCAGCGGGCGGCTCGGGAATGAAGTCATTGTCCATCAACATCTTGGTGATGTTGCGGGAACGATAGATGGCTTCCTCTGCCTTGGCACGCAGTTCTTCTTTAGTCAGGTTCTTCTTGGCAATACCCAGTTCGATGGCTTTAAGGCCAACGTTTACTGCCTGGCGGATAAATACTTCCACGTTATCCATGTTGGGCAGCAGGTTTTCAGGGTCAATACCTTCTTCTGCACCCAAGTCGGCAATGGTATACGCCGCGGTGATGCACATTTCATCGGTGATGGTGGAAGCCTGAACGTCCAACACCCCACGGAAAATACCGGGGAAGCATACGGAGTTGTTTACCTGGTTGGGGAAGTCGGAACGGCCGGTGGCAACAATTACAGCACCTGCTTCTTTGGCATCCCAGGGCCACATTTCGGGAATGGGGTTAGCACAGACAAAGACGATGGGATCTTTGGCCATGGCTGTTACCCACTCAGGCTTAATTACATCGGGGCCGGGCTGGGAAAGGGCGATAACCACGTCACAGTCCTTCATGGCTTCAGCAATTCCGCCTTTGCGTCCTTCAGCATTGGTCTTTTCAGCCAGGTCCGCTTTTTCTTTATACTTTTCTTTCAGTTCGGGAATCCGGTCTTTGTGCAGGATACCTTTACTGTCGGTGATATACATTTTACCGGGGTCAGCACCGGCAAAGATGATCAGGTTAGCGATGCAAACGTTGGCTGCACCGGCACCGATCAGGGCAATCTTTACATCCTTGATGTCTTTTTTGACATAGCGCAGAGCGTTAATAAGGCCGGCCACAGTTACAGTGGCGGTACCCTGCTGGTCATCGTGCCAGACAGGAATGTGGCACTCTTTGCGCAGACGGTCAAGAATTTCAAAACACTTGGGCTGGGCAAAGTCTTCCAGGTTAACACCACCGAAGGTGGGCTGCAGAGCTTTTACGATATTAACGATTTCATCGGTATCTTTAGTATCGATGCAGATGGGGAAGGCATCAACGCCACCCAGGTACTTAAAGAGCAATGCTTTACCTTCCATAACGGGCATGGAAGCTTCTGCTCCGATATCACCTAAGCCCAGTACACGGGAACCGTCGGATACAACAGCTACAAAGTTCCCTTTGTTGGTGTGCTCATAAACCAATTCTTTATTGGCCGCAATAGCTTTGCAGGGCTCAGCCACACCGGGGGAGTACCAGACAGCGAAATCTTTGAAGTCACGCACACTGCACTTTAAGTCAACTTCAATTTTTCCCTTATAGAAGGGATGCAAACGCATGGCATCCTGAGCAGGCTTTTTTGATTTCGCAATAAGTTCTTCTTTAGTCGTCATTTAGAAAATCACTCCTTTATTATTAAACGGATTAATCGTTTAAAGCGTATTCCTGGCGGCCAACTTCATAGATGTCGGTACCATGGGCATCATTTACCACGGTGGCCGGGAAATCTTCAACCTCCAGGCGATAAATGGCCTCCGGGCCCAGTTCGGGGTAGGCCACTACCTCGGCCTTCTTTATAGTCCGGGCCAAAAGTGCGGCAGCTCCGCCGGTGGAAGCCAGATAAACCGCTTTATGTTTTACCAGGGCGTCTTTTACCGCTTTATTGCGGCTGCCTTTACCGATGCAGGCTTTTAAGCCCTGCTCCAGCATGGTGGGGGTATAGGCGTCCATACGGCCGCTGGTGGTGGGGCCGGCAGAACCGATCACTTTGCCCGGTTTAGCCGGTGAAGGACCCACATAGTAAATCATCTGACCGGTGAAATCCACCGGCAGCGGTTCCCCCGCCTCAACCAATTCAGTCAGTTTTTTATGTGCTGCATCGCGTCCGGTATAAATCACACCGGAAATCAATACGTTGTCACCCGCTTTAAGTTCCATAATATCTTCATCGGAAAGCGGTGCGGAAATTCTTTTAACCGTCATTTAGAATACCTCCCTTCTCAAAATACGGGTGTTAAATGACTCTTTCTTTATGCCGCGCGGCATGGCAGTTTATATTCACTGCAGCGGGCATACTGGCGATATGAGCCGGGTATGTCTCGATGTGCACAGCCAGTGCTGTGGTGCGACCGCCAAAACCCTGCGGGCCGATACCCAGCTTATTAATTTTCTCCAAAAGTTCCTTCTCCATCTCCGCATAGAACGGGTCGGGATTGGGCTGTCCCAACTCCCGCAGAAGTGCTTTCTTGGCCAGGTACGCCACTTTTTCAAACGTACCGCCAATTCCCACTCCAATTACGATGGGCGGGCACGGGTTGGAACCGGCATTGCTGGCGGCTTCCACCACAAAATCAACCACACCCTTGGCACCGTCGGAAGGTTTGAGCATCTTCACAGCACTCATGTTTTCACTGCCGCCGCCTTTGGGAGCAATGGTAACCTTCACCTTATCTCCCGGAACAATATCGACGTGAACAACAGCCGGTGTGTTATCCTTGGTGTTAACCCTGTTAATGGGGTCACTCACGATGGACTTGCGGAGGTAACCGTCTCCATAGCCTCTGCGAACGCCTTCGTTAATGGCTTCATAAAGGTCTCCACCCACCAGGTTCACTTCTTGTCCCAATTCAACAAAAATCACGGCATAGCCGGTATCCTGGCACATGGGTACCTGCTCTTCTTTGGCGATTTGGGCATTTTCGATTAGCTGCTCCAGTACTGCTTTACCGGTAGGAGACGTTTCCTTTTCCAAGGCATCTTTAAACGACTTTAATACGTCATCCCCCAGGTTGTAGTTGGCGTCCATGCTTAGCTCAGCGATGGCGTCTGTAATAGCCGCCACGTTGACTTCACGCATCCTTTTCCCTCCCTTTAAGTTTTTAGAATTACATTCATACTCAGACTTTTCACAATTTTGCGCACCTTGCTAATTCGCAAACTTGCGATACTTATTAATATTCTTATGGGTAAAGAAAAATCCTGCCCTGAATCAAAAAAAATCAAAAAATTGATTATAATATTTAAAGAAATTCTAATTTTTATATGAATAAAACAAATTGCCCTGTTTTTCCGCATTTATCTGTGGCCGGAAAGCTTTACAGGCAAAGGAGTTGTTGACTTTTCCCGGCCGAAATATGAGGTCCCCCAAACGCCGGACATAATCATTACAGCACCTACTCCCTGAAACCAGGCAAACGACTCTCCCCTAAAAAGCACACCACCCAAAATGGCCACCACGGTGGTCAGGTTGAGATAGGCGGAAGTCTGTGACGCCCGAACCTTTGATAGCATATAGTTCAGCAGAAAAAAGGCCACCACAGAGGAGAGCATACCCAAATAGAGAACTGCCGACAGCACAGCGGGATCAGTAAGGGGTGTTAACATACTCCAGAGCGTGCCGCTTAGAGTGTGCCTCACCAGCTCTATCCCGTTAAACAACAGCGCTCCGGCCCACATCATTATATAGGTAATTTCCAGCGGCGTAAAAGCTGCGGATGATTTTTTGGAATATATGTTATATAAACCGGCACAAACCACCGCTCCCAAAAGCGCCAAGGTGCCCCAGATATTATAACTCAGGTCCACGCTTCCCTGCATCAGGACGATAAAAAATACGCCGGACACCGACATAATCACCGCAGCCAATTGCTTAAATGAAGGAACGGTTTTAAAAAAGGAATTTCCAGAATAACCGTCATCACCGGAATCAGGCCCATCATCATACCTGCCTCAGAAGCCGAGGTCAACCGGACACCGGTGGTTTCGAAAATAAAGTACAAAAAAGGCTGCAATAGGGCAACAAGAAGCACAGCCCGCAAATTTTTACCGCGCAAATTAATCTTAATCCATCCTGCCGCACGCAACAACGTCATTGCCAAAGCGGCCAGGGCAAAGCGAAACCCCAAGAGTTGCAGAGGAGCCAAAACGTCCAACGCTTCCCTGGTAAACATAAATGACAGCCCAAAAAATACGGAGACTAAAATCCCCGCACCTACAGGCAAAACTTTTTCTTTATCCATAATGACCTCGCTTGTGCTTTATATTCATCATAAATTATAGCCCAAAACCCCTCGTGTGACCAGTTGAAATTTCACCACATCAATCCTTGACACAAGCCTTCAACCTGTGGTAGAATAGAATTTGTCGACGCGGGGTGGAGCAGTTGGTAGCTCGTCGGGCTCATAACCCGGAGGTCGCAGGTTCAAATCCTGTCCCCGCAACCAATGCTTATAAACGCATTCTCTAAACAGAGAATGCGTTTTTTTATACCCTTTTTCGCTCTGCCAGAAATGCTTCTAACCTATCCATTCCCTCCTCGATGTTCTCCAGAGAATTGGCATAAGACAACCTTAGATACCCTTCCAGGTTAGGGCCAAAATCAATGCCCGGCGTTACAGCCACGCCGGCTTGTTCCAATACTTCAAAAGCAAAGGCATAAGAATCATCTGTATAACTTTTAACATTGGCCAGCATGTAAAAGGCACCGGTGGGCGGCACAGCGGGAGCTATACCCATTTGCTGCAGGCGCCCCAAAAGGTATTTGCGCCGCTTATCATAAACAGCAAGCATCTCCTCTACCTGAGCATCACAGTCACGCAGGGCGGCAACGGCTGCTTCCTGAGAAAAGGAACAGGCACTTATAAAGAGGTTTTGCTGCAGCGTCTGCAGCGGCCGGACAAATTCGGGAGGCGCAATAACATATCCCAGGCGCCAGCCCGTCATGGCGAATTTTTTGGAAAAACCGTTAAATACAAAGGCCCGGTCGGTAAACTCCAGCACCGAATGATCCTTGCCGCCATAATTCAGTCCATGATATATTTCGTCGGAAAGCAGGTAACGCCCCTCGGCGGCCAATTCTGCAATGGATAACAGTTCTGCCGCAGAGAAAACATTTCCGGTGGGGTTGGCAGGAGAGTTTACCATAATCCCGCGAACCTGCGGGGTCAGCCGGGCTTCAATGTCTTCTTTTCTAAACTTAAAGCCATCTTCTTCCCGCACCGGGACACAGAGCGGCTCGCCGCCTGCGTAACGGATAAAGTTAGGATAGCAGGCATAATAAGGATCAGAGAGCAGCACCTGTTCTCCGGGCTCTAGAAGTGCTGAAAACACCAGCAAAAGTGCCGGCGAGGTGCCGGAAGTGACCAGCACCTGCTCCGGAGAAACGTCCACGTTATACGAACGCTTGTAGTAACGGGCAATCTCACCCCGCAGTTCACGTTTACCCATGCTGTGGGTATAGTGGGTATCATTTTTTTCAAGAGCGGCCAGCGCGGCCTTTTTCACCGGCTCCGGCGTATCAAAATCCGGTTCGCCAATCTCCAGATGAATAATATGGCGTCCTGCCGCTTCCAGCTCTTTGGCTCGCTCCAGACTTCCATCACCAAAAAAGGACTTACCCCGCAGGCAGGGTCTTTTTTTATTGTCATTTCATCACTTCCCGTCACAGTTATCTTCCTATATAAAGCTAATTAAAATCTCTTTTCTGTGTCTCCGGGTAAAATCCTGCACACG from Dethiobacter alkaliphilus AHT 1 includes these protein-coding regions:
- a CDS encoding MTH1187 family thiamine-binding protein, whose amino-acid sequence is MAIIEISIVPLGTATTSVSEFVAAVHDVLAGQEKIRYQLTPMSTIIEGELDTLWPLLRKLHEVPFEHGALRVYTTLKIDDRRDKSATMDDKIISVRNKTNE
- a CDS encoding protease complex subunit PrcB family protein; protein product: MHKLIKLTIIGLLMILLAAGCAPNGEQNNNNNNNNDRIDPGTTPIPQENIISEEEVPELVMVHVDLEEEGYYALQMDGALYLVASMGEQPTGGYSINFSEYRDNQDHTWDVFLETEEPGDDPVTQALTYPAAFARFEEDLPIFHVQFHVNDTPTELVTVINLDSPEDEDENVIDLDENNEDQTL
- a CDS encoding FAD-dependent oxidoreductase; this translates as MSYTPQMREQIKKVEATRTERVNKGHYERMSMDERDEVLKNYHPDFIEASMRPLPVGPNKDYRVPHEFADLIEARSRIEGLGFDLEKFDYDVDVLVVGGGGAGASAALLAQEQGADVLMVTKLRFGDANTVMAQGGIQAADKENDSPTIHYLDVMGGGRFENVPELVKALTGDAPVALKWLEDLGTMFDKQEDGTMKSIHGGGTSRKRMHSARDYSGAEIMRTLRDEVRNRQVPVIEFCAVVELLKDEDGKVGGAILYNMETGEYSVCRAKSVILAVGGSGRLEYQGFPTTNHYGATADGLVMGYRAGAELAFMHTMQYHPTGAAYPPQILGLLITEKVRGLGAEPVNIDGEQFVYHLETRDVEAAAIIREVKERQKGITTPTGMVGVWLDSPMIDMIHGEGTIAKELPAMVRQFARFGVDIINEPMLIYPALHYQNGGLLIDENGMTNVENLYVAGEAAGGIHGGNRLMGNSLLDIVVYGRRAGKHAGSRAKDIQVKKLNLDHVDAYHKELEDAGVDTGGRVSPMLLPRYTHKIEVDEE
- a CDS encoding 4Fe-4S dicluster domain-containing protein produces the protein MVSDVNMVNIFIMGKKYEVPDSLTIMNAMEYAGYQLVRGCGCRAGFCGACATVYRLEGDYDLKVGLACQTQVEENMYLTQIPFFPAQKLEYNLQELKPTAEQITEFYPEIYRCIGCNACTKICPQDLKVMQYVGYAQRGQIDRCADESFDCVMCGLCASRCPAQITQFNVGILARRLYSRHIAPPAEHLQKRVEEVESGKYEAEFEELMKASKAELRERYGSRDIEK
- a CDS encoding NAD(P)-dependent malic enzyme, giving the protein MTTKEELIAKSKKPAQDAMRLHPFYKGKIEVDLKCSVRDFKDFAVWYSPGVAEPCKAIAANKELVYEHTNKGNFVAVVSDGSRVLGLGDIGAEASMPVMEGKALLFKYLGGVDAFPICIDTKDTDEIVNIVKALQPTFGGVNLEDFAQPKCFEILDRLRKECHIPVWHDDQQGTATVTVAGLINALRYVKKDIKDVKIALIGAGAANVCIANLIIFAGADPGKMYITDSKGILHKDRIPELKEKYKEKADLAEKTNAEGRKGGIAEAMKDCDVVIALSQPGPDVIKPEWVTAMAKDPIVFVCANPIPEMWPWDAKEAGAVIVATGRSDFPNQVNNSVCFPGIFRGVLDVQASTITDEMCITAAYTIADLGAEEGIDPENLLPNMDNVEVFIRQAVNVGLKAIELGIAKKNLTKEELRAKAEEAIYRSRNITKMLMDNDFIPEPPAE
- a CDS encoding Fe-S-containing hydro-lyase; amino-acid sequence: MTVKRISAPLSDEDIMELKAGDNVLISGVIYTGRDAAHKKLTELVEAGEPLPVDFTGQMIYYVGPSPAKPGKVIGSAGPTTSGRMDAYTPTMLEQGLKACIGKGSRNKAVKDALVKHKAVYLASTGGAAALLARTIKKAEVVAYPELGPEAIYRLEVEDFPATVVNDAHGTDIYEVGRQEYALND
- a CDS encoding fumarate hydratase — encoded protein: MREVNVAAITDAIAELSMDANYNLGDDVLKSFKDALEKETSPTGKAVLEQLIENAQIAKEEQVPMCQDTGYAVIFVELGQEVNLVGGDLYEAINEGVRRGYGDGYLRKSIVSDPINRVNTKDNTPAVVHVDIVPGDKVKVTIAPKGGGSENMSAVKMLKPSDGAKGVVDFVVEAASNAGSNPCPPIVIGVGIGGTFEKVAYLAKKALLRELGQPNPDPFYAEMEKELLEKINKLGIGPQGFGGRTTALAVHIETYPAHIASMPAAVNINCHAARHKERVI
- a CDS encoding DMT family transporter; its protein translation is MSGVFFIVLMQGSVDLSYNIWGTLALLGAVVCAGLYNIYSKKSSAAFTPLEITYIMMWAGALLFNGIELVRHTLSGTLWSMLTPLTDPAVLSAVLYLGMLSSVVAFFLLNYMLSKVRASQTSAYLNLTTVVAILGGVLFRGESFAWFQGVGAVMIMSGVWGTSYFGREKSTTPLPVKLSGHR
- a CDS encoding DMT family transporter translates to MDKEKVLPVGAGILVSVFFGLSFMFTREALDVLAPLQLLGFRFALAALAMTLLRAAGWIKINLRGKNLRAVLLVALLQPFLYFIFETTGVRLTSASEAGMMMGLIPVMTVILEIPFLKPFLHLSNWLR
- a CDS encoding pyridoxal phosphate-dependent aminotransferase; this translates as MKKAALAALEKNDTHYTHSMGKRELRGEIARYYKRSYNVDVSPEQVLVTSGTSPALLLVFSALLEPGEQVLLSDPYYACYPNFIRYAGGEPLCVPVREEDGFKFRKEDIEARLTPQVRGIMVNSPANPTGNVFSAAELLSIAELAAEGRYLLSDEIYHGLNYGGKDHSVLEFTDRAFVFNGFSKKFAMTGWRLGYVIAPPEFVRPLQTLQQNLFISACSFSQEAAVAALRDCDAQVEEMLAVYDKRRKYLLGRLQQMGIAPAVPPTGAFYMLANVKSYTDDSYAFAFEVLEQAGVAVTPGIDFGPNLEGYLRLSYANSLENIEEGMDRLEAFLAERKRV